Sequence from the Clostridium botulinum genome:
ATTGTCTCAAATGTTCTAATACCTCTTTCACAAAGTATTACATTCTCATTTCCACCTGCCATTATATATTCTGCTGACATTAACCATTCCTCAATTGTAGCTGATAATCCTCTTTTTAATAAAATAGGTTTATTAGTTCTACCAATTTGTTTTAACAAATCAAAGTTTTGCATATTTCTAGCTCCAATTTGAATTACATCAACTTCTTCCACAAATGTATCAATATAATCAGTTGACATAAGCTCAGTTACAATTGGAAGACCTGTTTCTTGTTTGGCTGTCTTTAAAAGTTTTAATCCTTCAAGCTCTAGTCCTTGGAAACTATAAGGTGAAGTTCTTGGCTTAAATGCACCACCTCTTAAAAAATTAGCACCTGCTGCCTTAACTCTTTTTGCTACCTCAATTATTTGCTCTTCAGATTCAACAGAACATGGTCCAGCCATAATACCAAGCTTTCCGCCTCCAACTATTGAACCATCTATATTTATTATTGTATCATTTGGCTTAAAAATTCTATTTGCTTTTTTAAAAGGTTCTTGCACCTTCATTACTCTGTCTACACCCTTAAGTACTTGTAATTTTTTAGGATCAATTATTGCCGTATCTCCTACAATACCTATAATGTAATAAGTATTTCCTTGAGAAATATGAGTTTCTAATCCCTTACTTTCAACAAAAGACTTAACCTTTCCTATTTCTTCTTCACTTGCTTTTGGTTTCATAATAATAATCATTTTAAAACTCCTCCTGTACTTCAAATAAATTTTTTTTAATTCTACTATGCTACTATCCTTCATAAAATATAAATATTAAATTCTAGTTATTAATAATTATTTTTTTTATTTCTTCTATAACTTCATCTATAGTGCCATCATTAACAACTATCTTATGACATGCTTTATTATAAATATCATATCTTTCTTTATACAATCCTATAATTCTCTCTTTTCCATTTTTTAAAAGAGGCCTTCTAGAAACATCTATATCAGAAATAATTTTTTCAACTGGTCTATCAATAAAAATCACTAGTCCATTATTCTTTAAAGTTTCTACATTTATACCTTTTTTTACGACTCCACCACCAGTTGCTATTACAACATTATCATATTTTATTATTTCCTTACAAGCTTCACTTTCTATATCTCTAAAATAATCTTCACCTTGTTCAAAAAGCTCAGAAATTGTTTTTGATGTTTTCTCTTCAATATATATATCCATATCTATAAACTTTAATAATAATTCTTTAGATATAAGTTCCCCGATTGTAGATTTTCCACATCCAGGCATTCCTATAAGAAATACTTTATTTTTCATAATATACTCTCCCCTATTTAAATTTTTCATCAATATAAGAATATAATTCTTCTTGTATATCATTATCTATAGATATGTCATGCCAAATCTCTGATGATTTAATTGCTTGTCCTACCAACATTTCTAATCCACCACAAACTTTTTTATTTAAAATTTTACCATTTTGTAAAAATTGAGTTTCTCTTGGATTATATATTAAATCTATCAATATATCAAAATTATCAATTATCTTCTCATTAACTGGCTTAAAATCTACATTAGGGTACATTCCTACGGGAGTTGCATTTATTAATATATCACCTTTTATATCATTTATATTATTATAAGTTTTATACTCTATTCTCTTATCTTCATCTAAAGAAATTGATTTTTTACTCCTAGAAACTAAATATATTTTTTTAATCCCTCTATCTAATAATAAAGTTACTGCTGCTTTTGATGCACCACCAGTTCCTAATACCATAGCCACTTTATCATTAACTTCTATATTGTTTCTAATTAATATACTATTAAATCCATAATAATCACTATTAAATCCATATAATTTATTATTTTTTAATAGTATCGTATTTATTGCTCTTATTTTTTTTGCTTCAGGTGATATTTCATCTAAATATTTCATTATATCTTCTTTATATGGAATGGTTACATTGCATCCCTTAATTTTTAATACTCTTAATGAGTCTGCAAATTTCTTTAGATCTTCTCTTTCAACTTCAAATATTTTATATGCCCCTTTAATATCTAAAAGTGAAAAAATTTTATTATGAATCATTGGCGATATAGAATGTGATAATTTTTCACCTAGTACTCCATAAAAATTCACTATTTATGCCCCCTTTTCTTTGTTTAATATTTATTTTTTTCATATGCTCCTAATAACTTGAAATAAGCACTACTTTGTTGAATTAAATATAAAGATTTTTTAACTTTTTCTGAGGATAAATCACCTTCAAAATCCACATATAAAAAATAATTCCAAGGACCATTTTTCATTGGTCTTGATTCTATTTTAATCATATTTATATTATTTTCTGCAAAATGTCTTAATAACTTATATAATGTACCAGCCTTATCTTCAAGTGAAAATACTACACTAATTTTATTGAAATTTTTATTTTCTTCTAATTGTTTAGAAATTATTATAAACCTTGTGAAATTTTCTGTTTGATTATTTATATTTTCTTTAATAACTTCTAAATTATATATATTAGCTACTCTTTTACTACCTATTGCAGCTTTTGATTTATCTTCTAACTCTTTTATTAATTTAGCACTACTTGCCGTGCTATGGAATGGTATCAACTTCCATTCATTATACTTCTTTAAAAAATCTGAACTTTGTTCAAACCCTTGAGTATGTGAATATATCTCTTTAATTCCACTTAAATTGCTTCCCTCTACCCCAATTAAATTTTGATTTATTTTTATACATACTTCCCCATTTATAAAAAAACCATACTTATATAAAAGGTCATATACATTAGAAATTGCTCCTGTTGATGAATTCTCAATTGGAAGTATTCCATAACTAATTTCATCATTTTTAATCGCTAAAAATATATCTTCAAATTCTTCATATGATTTAGAATTTTTATCCTCACCAAAATATTTAATCATTGCTTCTTCAGTAAAAGACCCTTGTGAACCATAAAACCCAATGTTTTTATCTCCATATACATTAATGTTGCTATTTGAGTTTTTCTCCTTTAATAAATCTTCTTCTTTCATTTTTCTACTTTGAAGCTGCCTTGATATTTCCATTAATTTTTCAAAGAATTTTTCTGTTTCTTCAATATAATCTTGATTTTTAAGATAACCTAAGTTCTTCTTTATAACATCATCTTCTCTATTCTTATTAAATATAGGCAAATTATTTTTTTTCTTATATTCTCCTACTTTAAGAACAACATCCATTCTCTGCTCAAATAATTCAGTTATCTTTTTATCTATTTCATCTATACTATTTCTATATTGATCTAATCCTGCCATATAGTTATCCCCTTATTATTAATATTAAAAAAGTGGTTACTGCACTCTCTTTTATTTTAGATATGAGAGTTAAAGTTTAACTTAAAAATTTCATGTTTTATAAAAAATCTATTTTAAAATTCTGCACTAGAATTTATTACAAAACCTTCAACTTTTCTCTTCTGTATTCTCAATTCTTTATATCCTAATCTCAGCTATTCTTATTTTTACAGCATTAAATCAAGCAATCCAATAGCTGCAACACTTTCAATTACTGGTACAGCTCTTTGCACTATACATGGGTCATGTCTACCTTTAACTGTAATAACGCCATTCTTCTTTTCACTTATATTTATACTTCGTTGTTCTTTGGATATTGATGGAGTTGGTTTTATAACTGCTTTAAATAATATTGGCATTCCATTAGATATTCCACCTAATATACCTCCATTATTGTTACTATAGGTCTTTACTTCATCTCCATCATAATAATATTCATCATTACACTGTGAACCTCTAAGTTTACTCATTTCAAACCCTTCCCCAAATTCAACACCCTTTACTGCTGGTACAGAAAATAATAAATGAGCTAATGTAGACTCTATAGAATCAAAAAATGGATTTCCAACGCCTGCTTTCATGCCAACAATTCCACATTCTATAATTCCACCTATTGAATCACCATCTTTTTTAGCTTCAATTATTTCATTTCTCATCATCTCTTCATTTTCTTTTATTAAAACTGGTAGCTCTTCACTCCTCAAATTGCTTATAAGTTCTTTCGTTAAATTTATTTTACTAAAATCCTTATCCTCAATATTTCCTATTCTTTTAATATGAGCACCTACATATATATTTTCTTTTTCTAATATTTGCTTACATATAGCCCCTGCAAAAACTAATGGTGCTGTTATTCTTCCTGAAAAGTGTCCTCCCCCCCTATAATCATTAAATCCATTGTATTTGATTTTCCCACTATAATCTGCATGGCCAGGTCTCATTAAATTCTTTAACTCACTATAGTCCTTAGAATGCATATCGCTATTTCTAATCATTGCACAAAGGGGCGTGCCAGTAGTTTTTCCTTCAAAAATCCCACTAAGTATTTCTGGTTTATCCCCTTCTTTTCTTGATGTAGAAAGATTACTTTTTCCTGGTGCTCTTCTAGACATTTCTTTTAAAACTTCTTCCATATTAATTTTAAATCCAGATGGAAGTCCATCTATGGTTATGCCTATTGCATTTCCATGGGATTCACCAAATATAGAAATTTTTAATTTATTCCCCCAAATTCCACTCATGAAAGTTCCCTCCTAATGCTTTAAAGTCATCAAAAAACTCTGGATAAGATTTTGAAATACATTCATAATCTTCTAAAATAATTGGCTCCATGCAAACTGTAGAAGCTATTGCAAGCATCATAGCGATTCTATGATCTTTATGACTCCAAACTTTTACTCCACCTTTTAAAGTTTTAACTCCATCAATTATTAAGCTATCTTCTTTCTCAATTATATTAGCTCCTAATTTATTTAGTTCACTTGCAACTGCACTTAATCTATCACATTCTTTAATTCTAAGCCTTCCTACATTTATTATTTCAGTTCTACCATTACACAAACTAGCTGCTAAAGAAATAACAGGAATTATATCTGGACATTGAGAACCATCAATAATAGTTGCCTCTAAATTTTCTCTTGGAATTCCCAAAAGGCTGTTATCAATATTCTTTATTTTCATATTCATTCTTTCAAGTATTTCTATAACTTCTTTATCTCCTTGAAGAGATTCTAATTTTAAATCATTTATAAAGACCTCACTCTTCAACGCATCAGCAACTAGAAAAAATGCTGCTTGAGAATAGTCGCCTTCTATTCTATAGTCTATACTTTTATACGTTTGATTTCCTTTAATTATAAATTCTCTGTAATTATTATTTATAATTTCAATTCCAAAATCACTCATAGCACTTAATGTTAAATCAATATATCCTTTAGATTCTAATTCTGTTGTTATTATTATTTTTGAGTCTCCTTCTAAAAGAGGAAGTGTAAATAACATACCACTAATAAATTGAGAACTTATATCTCCACGTAGCTTAAACTCTCCATATTTTAGTATTCCCTGAATTCTTAAATCAAGCTTTCCTTTTTTATATGAATACTTAATTCCTTGATTATCAAAAATTTCATAATATGTATCTAAAGGCCTTTTTCCTAAATTTCCCTTCCCTATAAACCTACTACTACCTTCAAAAATACACGAAATTGGAACTAAAAACCTTAATGTTGAACCAGATTCATTACAATCTATTGTTCTATTTAACTCTATATTTTTTTTGCATTTTTCAGATTTTATTCCAATAATATGAAGATACTCATCTTCCTTTGTTATTATAGCTCCTAATGACCGCATTGCATTAATAGTTGCTCTAATATCATCTGAATAATTAATATTTCTTATTTTACTTATTCCATCTCCTAAAGCTGCACAAATAACACCTCTATGTGCCATACTTTTAGATGGTGGAATTTTAACTTCTCCTTTTAGTTTACCAGGATAAATTTTAAAAGTTCCCATTTGTGTCCCCCTTTTAGTTGTTTAATATTAAGATAATACTTTAAATTTTATTTACTTTTATTAGTGTGCAGTTACAAAATATAATATTTACTTAAAGAATTCTATATTAGTACTTTTTAAAAATGATTGTCCTATACTCTCAAGTAATACTATCTTTAAAACACTATTAATATTTTTTTTATCTAAAGAAATTGTTTCTAGTATTTCATCTGAATTTTCAATCTCTATATCATAAGGAAGTGAATATTGAATTAATATATCTTTTATTTCATCTGCACATCCCTTTGGCATAATTCCCTTTTCTTCAGATATTTTAATTATTTTATACATTCCAATTCCTACTGCTTCACCATGTGTATATTTATTAAAATTATAGTATGCCTCTATCGCATGACCCAAGGTATGACCAAAATTCAGTAACATTCTCTCACCTTTATCTTTTTCATCATTTTCCACAACTATTCTTTTAATATTACAACATGTATAAATTATATCTTCTATGTTATCCAAAACTTCATCTTTAGATTTAAATTCCTTTAACTTATAAAAAAATTCTTTATCTTTTATACAGCCATATTTTATTACTTCAGCCATTCCATCCTTGAAAAACTTCTCTTCTAAAGTAATTAAAACATCTGGATCAATTAAAACTACCTTTGGATGATAAAAACTACCAACTAAATTTTTCCCTCTATCTAAATCTACAGCAACTTTTCCTCCAACACTACTATCAACTTGAGCAAGCAATGACGTAGGTACTTGAATAAAATCAATACCTCTTAAAAACGTAGATGCTGCAAATCCTCCAAGATCTCCTATAACACCTCCGCCAAGTGTAATAATTAAATCACTTCTGGTTAATTTGAAATCTAAAAATTCATTATATATTTTAGGAAGAGTATTAAAAGATTTAGTTTCTTCTCCAGGTTTTAATACTATTTTCTTAACATCATACCCATTATTGATTAACGAGTCTTTAACCTTATCTCCGTAGTGATAATTTACATTTTCATCAGTTAATATAAAAATCTTTTTTCCTTTATAAACTTTATTTATTTCATTACTAAGTTCATTAATTAGTCCCTTTTTAATTATTATTGAATAACTTTTTTCCTTTAGATCTACAACTAACTCCTTCATTTTAATACTCCTTCTTATATGTTTTGATCTAAGATTTATACTTGAATATATTATAATTATGATCTCACCTTCAGTATAAATTTAGCTTTATTTAAACTATATTTCTCTACCTACTGCACTTGCAATGGCCTTTAATTCTTTAAAAATATTTTTATATTTATCTGGCTTTATTGATTGTGGTCCATCACATAATGCATTTGCTGGATCATTATGAACTTCTATTATAAGACCATCTGCACCAATTGCAATTGCAGCTTTAGCTAGTGGTTCTACCATCCAATACTTTCCTGTAGCATGACTTGGATCAATAACAACGGGTAAATGACTTAACTTTTTAAGAGCTGGAACTGCACTTAAATCTAAAGTATTTCTAGTGTATGTCTCAAAAGTTCTAATTCCTCTTTCACAAAGAATTACATTTTCATTTCCACCAGCCATTATATATTCAGCACTCATTAATAATTCCTCAATAGTAGCTGATAAGCCCCTTTTTAAAAGTATTGGCTTATTCAATTCTCCCAATTCTTTAAGTAAATCAAAATTTTGCATATTTCTTGCCCCAACTTGAATAACATCTACATTCTCATTAAAGAATTCTATATCATATGGTGACATAATTTCAGTAACTATTGGTAAACCAGTTTTAGCTTTTGCTTTTTTTAATAACTCTAATCCTTCATACTTCAACCCTTGGAATGCATATGGTGACGTTCTAGGTTTAAATGCTCCCCCTCGCAAAAAATTTGCCCCTATATTCTTAACATCTTCAGCTATTTCAATTATCTGTTCTTCACTTTCTACAGAACACGGACCTGCTATCATAGCTATTTTATTTCCACCAATTTTTTGACCATTTATATCTATTATTGTTGGCTCCGGATGAAACATCCTATTCGCCTTCTTAAATGGTTCTTGTACATGCATAACTTTTTCAACTATTTCATTTGCCTCAATTTGTTCTTTATCAATTCTACTAGTATCCCCTACTAAACCTAAAATGCTAATGTCTGTTCCTATAACAGGATTTACTTTAACACCTTGATTTTCTAAAATTAAAGTTAATTTTTCTATTTTTTCTTGTTCCACTTTTGGTTTTAATATTAAGATCATATTTTTGCCCCCTTAATTTTATATAAAAAATAGAGCTCATATATTAATGAGCTCTATAATGTATTCATATAATAAACATCTAAAAAACTGTTATAATTTTTGAGCACTCATTAAAGTTAAATTATTTAATTTTTTGCAAAATAAATAGCTAGCGCTAAAATAAAAGCCCCAGAACATAAAATAAAAAAAGCTATAAGATTTTGCAATAAATATTTTAACTATATTTTTTTTCATAGTGCCCTCCCATTTAATAAACTTTAATTCTCTCGATATATTAATCAAATAAATTATTATATTTTCAGTATAGCAAACTAGAATTTTTTGTCAATATTTTTTAATACTTTTTTATTTTTTTATGCAATTTCTTGATAATTCATTTATAATATTGGTGAAACTAACCTTGCTAAAGATTCTTTTATCTTAATAGATGTACTTCTATTAGCATGCGATTCTATTGTTATTTCTTCAGAAAATTCAATATCTTTCATGAATTGTTTCTCATAATCAATGGCTACTCTATCATCAAATATGAAAGCATTAACTTCAAAATTTAATTTAAAACTTCTTATATCCATATTAGCTGTTCCTATTGATACTACAGTACTATCTGCAACCATAGCCTTAGCATGGATAAATCCATTTTTGTAATAATATATTTTTATTCCAGCATTTAAAAGTTCACCTATATAAGAACTAGCTGCCCATTGCATAAAAAAGTGATCTGGATTTCCTGGAATTATTACTCTAACATCAACACCTGATAATGCTGATATTTTTAAAGCTTCTAATATAGGTAAGTCTGGTACTAAGTAAGGCGTTTCTAAATATAAATTATTTTTAGCATTGTTTATAAGTTTAATATAAGCATTTCTAATATATTCTTCTTCATGATCAGGTCCACTAGTAACTATTTGTATACCAACATCGCCTGCTGCTTCATTTTTATCTGATAAATATTTATTATAATCACTTATTACCTCTTCTGACGCATAACACCAATCTAATAAGAATCTTTCATTTAAATCATTTACTGCCCCACCTTTTATTCTAACGTGAGTATCCCTCCAAAATCCAACCTTAGGATCTCTATTTATATATTCCTTACCAACATTAAATCCACCAACATATCCATACTCTCCGTCTATTACAACTATTTTTCTATGATTTCTATAATTTATACGTGTATTTATGTGTGGTAATATTCCTGGGAAAAATATTGCAAATTTTCCTCCTGATTTCAAATAATTCTTTAACGCACCTTTTGTTAAAGTATATGAACCCATACTGTCTGCTAAAAGTCTTACTTCAACTCCACTTGCTGCTTTTTTTGTTAATTCTGCTATTATTTCTTTTCCTAAACAATCATTACGAAAAATATAATATTCTATATGTATATATTCCTTTGCATTCTTTATATCTTCAATTAATTGTCTAAATTTATCTTCTCCATTAACATACACATCAAGATCATTATTCGTTGTATATTGAGAACCTGAATGATTATAGTTCATTTTTCTTAAATCAAAAAATTTATCTCCGCCATCATGACAGTTACTCCTATTCCCATATCTACTACTTAGATTTCTTCTCTTTATTTCGTCAATTTGTATTTTTTCTTTAAAAATCTTTTGCCTACTTAAGTTTTGTCCAAATACAAGATACAATATAAATCCAAATCCGGGTAAAATAATTAATATTAAAAGCCATGCCCATGTTGTTGTGGGATCTTTTCTTTCTATAAATATCAATGATAATGAAAAGATTATATTTAATATTAAAACTAACATACCTATTCCTAATAATATATTCATATTTTCTCACTTCCTTTGTTTAGTTATTATTTTAAACTAAATCATTCTATTATAGTTTTTCGTTCAATTTATATGCTATATTTACTATTTTATCATGTTATATAAAGTATTGTCTTAGAATTTGGCTATGTGTTTATATATGTAATAAGTACGTTATATATTTTACATTTTGTTTCTCAAGCTTACTCATCAACTGTCTAGAAGCAAATTTACTTTTTATAATTAATATTTATTACTTGTCTTAATTCTATATTGGGATAAAACTAAAATTGTACTGTATTCATTTTAGTGTTACTAAGTTCAATTACTCGGTGTACTTTACTTATGTATATATCAACACATTTCTAAAATATAACCTAGTATTTTATCCATTCGAAGTTAATTCATATACACAAAAAATATTTTTGATTCTTTAATTATAACCTATAAAAATTAATTTCTATTTTATCATAGATATATAAATTTATTATAATGAATTAATTAACATTTACTTAAATAAAGTATTAATACTATATCCTGTTACTAATATATTTTTTAAATTTAATACTATTATTATCATTTAAATTATTCTTGTATTTCTAACTAGATAACACACTACACTCACCTTGTTATTTTTATAATTCTTTTTATTTTTTTCCAATATATAATTTTATGTATTCATAATTTTTTTAATAACATAATTTCATAAAGAATAAAAAAATTCTCAAAATCAATATATTAATTCCGAGAACTTTCTTATTATATTTCAATAAAAAACAAACTTTAAGCAAATACTATTGCTATTTTTTTATATTTTATTAAGCTATGTTTTAAATATATGTACTATTTTACTTTATGTTTCCTTATGTCTAAATTGCTAACAACATATATTGCAATTAATGCTAATAAAAATCCCGGTACGATTTCATAAAGATTAAATATTGGTGCTGAAAAATAGTTTTTAAATATTGGCCAAGTAGCTGATGTAAATCCACCTATTAACATCCCTGCCACGGCACCATTTCTAGTCATTTTTTCCCAGAATAGTGATAGTAAAATTACTGGTCCAAAAGCACACCCAAATCCGGCCCATGCATAGGATACAAGTTTCAATACAGAGCTATCTGGATTAAGTGAAATACAAAATGCTATCAGTGCTACAACCAATACTGATAACCTACTAATTCCTATAAGTTCTTTATCTGAAGCTTTAGGTTTTATAATAGACCTATAAATATCTTCTGAAATTGTAGAAGATATAACCAAAAGTTGTGAATCAGCCGTACTCATTATTGCAGCTAATATTGATGATAATAATACTCCAATAAATATTAGCGGAACACATTTATGAACTAATAAAATAAATATAGTTTCAGAATCAGCACCCGTTAAGTTTGGAAAATAATAATGTCCAACAAGACCTATCGCAGTTGAAGCTAAAAGTGTTATTATTACCCAAACTGTAGCTATTCTTCTTGAAATTTTAATTTCCTCTGGGTTTTCTATAGCCATAAACTTTGTAATAATATGAGGTTGTCCAAAATACCCAAGACCCCATGCAAGAGATGAAATAATTCCTATAACTGCCATACCAACTGTTCCACTACTTGATCCAGTTATAAAACCAATATCTAGTGGATTTAAAAGTGATGGGTCAAAAGTTGATAATATGTTTCCTACTCCACCAGCTTC
This genomic interval carries:
- the aroE gene encoding shikimate dehydrogenase codes for the protein MNFYGVLGEKLSHSISPMIHNKIFSLLDIKGAYKIFEVEREDLKKFADSLRVLKIKGCNVTIPYKEDIMKYLDEISPEAKKIRAINTILLKNNKLYGFNSDYYGFNSILIRNNIEVNDKVAMVLGTGGASKAAVTLLLDRGIKKIYLVSRSKKSISLDEDKRIEYKTYNNINDIKGDILINATPVGMYPNVDFKPVNEKIIDNFDILIDLIYNPRETQFLQNGKILNKKVCGGLEMLVGQAIKSSEIWHDISIDNDIQEELYSYIDEKFK
- a CDS encoding shikimate kinase, with protein sequence MKNKVFLIGMPGCGKSTIGELISKELLLKFIDMDIYIEEKTSKTISELFEQGEDYFRDIESEACKEIIKYDNVVIATGGGVVKKGINVETLKNNGLVIFIDRPVEKIISDIDVSRRPLLKNGKERIIGLYKERYDIYNKACHKIVVNDGTIDEVIEEIKKIIINN
- the aroB gene encoding 3-dehydroquinate synthase; amino-acid sequence: MKELVVDLKEKSYSIIIKKGLINELSNEINKVYKGKKIFILTDENVNYHYGDKVKDSLINNGYDVKKIVLKPGEETKSFNTLPKIYNEFLDFKLTRSDLIITLGGGVIGDLGGFAASTFLRGIDFIQVPTSLLAQVDSSVGGKVAVDLDRGKNLVGSFYHPKVVLIDPDVLITLEEKFFKDGMAEVIKYGCIKDKEFFYKLKEFKSKDEVLDNIEDIIYTCCNIKRIVVENDEKDKGERMLLNFGHTLGHAIEAYYNFNKYTHGEAVGIGMYKIIKISEEKGIMPKGCADEIKDILIQYSLPYDIEIENSDEILETISLDKKNINSVLKIVLLESIGQSFLKSTNIEFFK
- a CDS encoding chorismate mutase → MAGLDQYRNSIDEIDKKITELFEQRMDVVLKVGEYKKKNNLPIFNKNREDDVIKKNLGYLKNQDYIEETEKFFEKLMEISRQLQSRKMKEEDLLKEKNSNSNINVYGDKNIGFYGSQGSFTEEAMIKYFGEDKNSKSYEEFEDIFLAIKNDEISYGILPIENSSTGAISNVYDLLYKYGFFINGEVCIKINQNLIGVEGSNLSGIKEIYSHTQGFEQSSDFLKKYNEWKLIPFHSTASSAKLIKELEDKSKAAIGSKRVANIYNLEVIKENINNQTENFTRFIIISKQLEENKNFNKISVVFSLEDKAGTLYKLLRHFAENNINMIKIESRPMKNGPWNYFLYVDFEGDLSSEKVKKSLYLIQQSSAYFKLLGAYEKNKY
- the aroF gene encoding 3-deoxy-7-phosphoheptulonate synthase, which produces MILILKPKVEQEKIEKLTLILENQGVKVNPVIGTDISILGLVGDTSRIDKEQIEANEIVEKVMHVQEPFKKANRMFHPEPTIIDINGQKIGGNKIAMIAGPCSVESEEQIIEIAEDVKNIGANFLRGGAFKPRTSPYAFQGLKYEGLELLKKAKAKTGLPIVTEIMSPYDIEFFNENVDVIQVGARNMQNFDLLKELGELNKPILLKRGLSATIEELLMSAEYIMAGGNENVILCERGIRTFETYTRNTLDLSAVPALKKLSHLPVVIDPSHATGKYWMVEPLAKAAIAIGADGLIIEVHNDPANALCDGPQSIKPDKYKNIFKELKAIASAVGREI
- the aroF gene encoding 3-deoxy-7-phosphoheptulonate synthase; its protein translation is MIIIMKPKASEEEIGKVKSFVESKGLETHISQGNTYYIIGIVGDTAIIDPKKLQVLKGVDRVMKVQEPFKKANRIFKPNDTIINIDGSIVGGGKLGIMAGPCSVESEEQIIEVAKRVKAAGANFLRGGAFKPRTSPYSFQGLELEGLKLLKTAKQETGLPIVTELMSTDYIDTFVEEVDVIQIGARNMQNFDLLKQIGRTNKPILLKRGLSATIEEWLMSAEYIMAGGNENVILCERGIRTFETITRNTLDLQAIPVIKRLSHLPIIIDPSHAGGYAYLVEPMAKAAIIAGADGLMIEVHNDPENALSDGQQSLTPDQFDGLMGKVKAVAEIEGKEI
- the putP gene encoding sodium/proline symporter PutP is translated as MNEKIIIGGTFALYLVVMLCIGLHFYYRTNNLSDYTLGGRKLGYWGSSISAQASDMSGWLLLGLPGAAFLTGLSGSVWMALGLAIGTYLNWKIVAKRLRVDTQKYSDSITVPSYLENRFNDKSRTLKLISSLFILVFFIPYTASGFVSGGKLFTTVFGTPYIISVIICGIVVVSYTFLGGFMAVCYTDIIQGLLMFFTLLILPIIVIVEAGGVGNILSTFDPSLLNPLDIGFITGSSSGTVGMAVIGIISSLAWGLGYFGQPHIITKFMAIENPEEIKISRRIATVWVIITLLASTAIGLVGHYYFPNLTGADSETIFILLVHKCVPLIFIGVLLSSILAAIMSTADSQLLVISSTISEDIYRSIIKPKASDKELIGISRLSVLVVALIAFCISLNPDSSVLKLVSYAWAGFGCAFGPVILLSLFWEKMTRNGAVAGMLIGGFTSATWPIFKNYFSAPIFNLYEIVPGFLLALIAIYVVSNLDIRKHKVK
- the aroA gene encoding 3-phosphoshikimate 1-carboxyvinyltransferase — translated: MGTFKIYPGKLKGEVKIPPSKSMAHRGVICAALGDGISKIRNINYSDDIRATINAMRSLGAIITKEDEYLHIIGIKSEKCKKNIELNRTIDCNESGSTLRFLVPISCIFEGSSRFIGKGNLGKRPLDTYYEIFDNQGIKYSYKKGKLDLRIQGILKYGEFKLRGDISSQFISGMLFTLPLLEGDSKIIITTELESKGYIDLTLSAMSDFGIEIINNNYREFIIKGNQTYKSIDYRIEGDYSQAAFFLVADALKSEVFINDLKLESLQGDKEVIEILERMNMKIKNIDNSLLGIPRENLEATIIDGSQCPDIIPVISLAASLCNGRTEIINVGRLRIKECDRLSAVASELNKLGANIIEKEDSLIIDGVKTLKGGVKVWSHKDHRIAMMLAIASTVCMEPIILEDYECISKSYPEFFDDFKALGGNFHEWNLGE
- the aroC gene encoding chorismate synthase, whose translation is MSGIWGNKLKISIFGESHGNAIGITIDGLPSGFKINMEEVLKEMSRRAPGKSNLSTSRKEGDKPEILSGIFEGKTTGTPLCAMIRNSDMHSKDYSELKNLMRPGHADYSGKIKYNGFNDYRGGGHFSGRITAPLVFAGAICKQILEKENIYVGAHIKRIGNIEDKDFSKINLTKELISNLRSEELPVLIKENEEMMRNEIIEAKKDGDSIGGIIECGIVGMKAGVGNPFFDSIESTLAHLLFSVPAVKGVEFGEGFEMSKLRGSQCNDEYYYDGDEVKTYSNNNGGILGGISNGMPILFKAVIKPTPSISKEQRSINISEKKNGVITVKGRHDPCIVQRAVPVIESVAAIGLLDLML
- the cls gene encoding cardiolipin synthase, which gives rise to MNILLGIGMLVLILNIIFSLSLIFIERKDPTTTWAWLLILIILPGFGFILYLVFGQNLSRQKIFKEKIQIDEIKRRNLSSRYGNRSNCHDGGDKFFDLRKMNYNHSGSQYTTNNDLDVYVNGEDKFRQLIEDIKNAKEYIHIEYYIFRNDCLGKEIIAELTKKAASGVEVRLLADSMGSYTLTKGALKNYLKSGGKFAIFFPGILPHINTRINYRNHRKIVVIDGEYGYVGGFNVGKEYINRDPKVGFWRDTHVRIKGGAVNDLNERFLLDWCYASEEVISDYNKYLSDKNEAAGDVGIQIVTSGPDHEEEYIRNAYIKLINNAKNNLYLETPYLVPDLPILEALKISALSGVDVRVIIPGNPDHFFMQWAASSYIGELLNAGIKIYYYKNGFIHAKAMVADSTVVSIGTANMDIRSFKLNFEVNAFIFDDRVAIDYEKQFMKDIEFSEEITIESHANRSTSIKIKESLARLVSPIL